The DNA window AATTTCCCTTTGAACACAAAAACTCAAAACAATTACTCACGCTTCATTACCTACTGAACAGAAACCCAAACAATTACCCTATGAACACAAACCTTGAAATTGAAATCGATAATGAACATAAAACCAAAATATCAGTATTGAACAGAAACATAAATAATTGGAATCGATAATCACCAAAAACCAAAAACACAAACAATTACCCTGTTAACAAAAACCTACAAATTGGAATAGATAATCAACATAAAACCAAATATCTATAATGAACGGAAACACGAACAAATAGATTCGATAATCACCAAAAATCAAACACAATCTCTAATGAACATAAACGCATTTGCCAAAACCTAACAAATTATTTTCGAAAATTACCTGAAATCGAGAATCTATTGTTCATCGACACGAAAATCACCAAAATCGATCGTCTAATGCTGAAAAGTTGTTGTACGTTCGAATAATATACAATTTCCTTCATGTTGACAGTGAAAAACGGAAGTGATTTCAATTTCTTAGTGAGCTTTtgcggcggctagggtttgggaAGAGGTTTGAATTGGGGGGAGAGAGAGTGGACGAGAATTGAATTGGGGGAGAAAGAGAGTGGACGAGAATTGaattgtgagagagagagagtgggttGTGAAAAGTCGCTAATAATTATACCGCTGAAATCTCTGATATGTAGTTTTGGAATTGCTACAGATTTTTGTGTGATACCAATTTTGCCCCGATAATGTACGAAAATGGCCGAATAATGTAGCTTGGATGATTTAAATCACACTCATCCAATCCATCTATCCTATGgttgatatttattttgtgtataatactAAAGAGGTGTAAGGACCTTAATGCTCCCCTATCTCCTTAAGTTTAACTAAAAGAGAGAAATAATAAATCGAGCTTTcattttatacaatttgtaaATTCGCATATAGTACGTTATAATGAAAAACACTAAAAAAGGAAACTATAAAATACTGATTATATATACTTGCGATCATCTgtttagtttttaaatttttattgaatttaCTACTAGAATGTGTGAGTGATGAGAAAGAAGTGAAGTGACAAATAGACAGAACATGGGGTTTCTTTGAATTGTTTTAACTTTAATCCCTAAACCATGTAGGGACCAACCCTCAATAGCAAGTTGCTGAAGCCTTTATTTTCATGTAATACACCAAACATTTATAGCTAGGGATATGCCTTTAAATATTTGGTGATGCTTCCTTCCTTTCCAGTCACTACAGCTATTTATCTTTATATCCCTATACATACTCTCAGATCACATCATCACATGGTTTGCATATAATTTCATTCTATCTTTTGGAAAATAATCCTTCCATGAACTGTGGAATTTATGATGCTATATATTATTACATATTCTTATCCCTTGTCTTTCTCCcaataaatttaaatacttATTACTAATTTATATAAGGATCTTCATCACATCTTGTATATTCTCCCTCAACTGACAACTCTAATAACTATTGACTATAATTAGCTTATATTTTGGGGGTTTAGCAAAGCTTAGTTGCGGTATAGTGCTAACAAAGTTTTATGTTACTAtgtagtactccttccgtctcacaataattgtcacttctATTGTGgaacgagttttaagaaatgtaaagaaaaattggttggaaaagttagtggaatatgtgagACTtgcttttttatattagttttataataaaatgtgagtgaagtgagttagtggaatgtgagatctacttaccatttatggtaaaaatgaagtgttgTGGGACGGAGCGAAAGGAAAAAAGAGggacaattattgagggacggaggaagtGCGTTTTATAACTTGTTTAACCTGGTTTGAATTACTGAACCGTAGTTTGGCCCAACATGAAATCTCACCTAGAAGGGCGGAAAATTAATGTCAATTAGTTGAATTTTTATATGTACGGTTGGGCCTTTTTATTTGATGAATTATAAGTTTTCGACAGCCCAAAATGTAATGGGTCGTTGTGACTTCTAACTCTTGGGTGTCGAAGATGAAGAAATCTTGGTCCAACAAAATATTTAGCATCAATATAGccggagtattttttattttttgtacattataaaaaaaagagagaggagtagtattttttaacaccaacaaaaattggaaaaaaggaataggaaaaggaaataagCTTCGGAGCTTGCAGCAatcatttacaaaaaaaaacaacccTTCACTTTTATACAGTTCTCTCGAATCTGCTTTCCTCCATCTCTCATCGCTGCGCTAAACTCATTCCTAATTCTTTCGAGGTATGTCTTCTGCTACTGGTGTAATCACTATTTTACCTATTGATATGTGAACCTTTGCCTATATATAATAGGCTCTGTGCAAATGGCCTACTCAACTCAGGGGTTTTGGTAGGGTTTAACTTTAATCCCCTTTTCTCTATGGATTTTTTTATTCCAAATCACTCAATCGTTTTGATTTAGTAACTATAAATTGACACAATGGCTATTACTTTGTGTCAATTTTGCCGTGTTATGCAGTGATTTTCAATATCAGTTGTTCAAATTGCTGTCTAGATTTGCGATTTTAGGTTATTTATTGGTTTACTTGTTTCCTGTAGATAGTAGTTAGATTTGTAAAATACCAATGTTCTTGACGAGGGTGTTTGGGAGGGCACTATTTGGTGCTGCAGCCAAATCCGAGGCCACAGCTTCCGCAGCTGCGGCTTATTCTACTGGTGCACGCAACCCGCTTGAGGAATTCTTTGAGGCCGATAGAAAGCCAGATGATGAGAAGCCTGTTGTCTATGGTAGAAATAATACATTTTCTTCATACATGCTTTCATcgcttttttttcatttatctttTACTGCAAAAGGTATACTCTCTTGGAGTTGAGAAATTACAAGCTGATAATTTTGTTAAGCTGGTTGGTTGATAAGCTTAGTTGAAGATATCCTTTGAACAGTTCTCTTGCTggattttactattttggtccGTGTTGTTGATCATTTTCTGCGGTTAACCTGACCAGTGACCTTGGACCGTAGCTTGCTTGAGATAAAAATGGTGAAACCTTTGTTCCTATGAATAAAATGCGAGAGAATAGTGCATACTAGCTCCTTTAAATGAGTTTTGATATCCACTTTTTTGTCTATTACTCGAAGGTTTGTATTTTACAACATAACATCTACATCTCAAGTAGGAGTATTTTGGAAGCTTTAACAGACTCAGTTCAAAGTGAAGAATGTTTTGAAATTGTAATGTCTCTATTTGCACGCAGATTTTATTTAGCAAGATTTCTATTTGTTCATTTGGATATCTAGAAGTCATGTATTACTTCTTTGAACAGACAAATGTTGCAAAAAATGAGTTGCCTTCCAACTTTTTTTCAGGTCGGAGTTGGAAGGCTTCTGAACTTCGTCTCAAGTCTTGGGATGACCTTAATAAGCTCTGGTATGTTCTCCTGAAAGAAAAGAACATGTTAATGACTCAGCGACAAATGCTGAATGCTCAGAACTTGAACTTTCCTAGTCCTGAGCGTATTTCAAAGGTTTACTTTTGCTTCACTATTGACTTTATACACCTTTCtattcttgaatcttgatatAATCTACTGCAATTCTCCACCAACTTCAGCTTTGAAAACTATGTAGTACTATATGATATGTTGGCAATTGACTACGTGCAATTCATGCGTGTTTTTTGTCAGTGTATTAGTTGCATCTGCTGGTAAGATGATAGCTCCATTGCTTGTCCTTATAGGATTTTTTCTTCTCGTCGTTCTATTTCTTGTGCTTAATTATACTTTTGATTAAACAGGTACGCAAGTCAATGTGCCGAATCAAACATGTCCTAACTGAAAGAGCCATCGATGAGCCGGATCCCAGGAGGTCTGCTGAGATGACGAGAATGATCAATGCCTTATAACTTCCAATTTCGTGTTTGGTTTTTAGCTAAATTCGAACTTCTGTCCTTGATTATTTGATAGATCCTTTGTATGAGTGCAAGTTAGTAATCTCTCAACATTATGGATTATTTTGCTGCAGCATATCAGTCATGTTTCGCCTTTGGAGGTGCTTATAAATGGAGAAATTAAGCCCTTTTGAGTTTTGACAGGCATATTAACATGATTTGGATTCTGTTCCATGGCCAATGTATCCATTTCTTACATTTATGTTCATCATTAATCCCTTACTTAAACATGAGACCTTCAAAATCATTTCGTATAGTTAAATGAGAAAatttatactacctccgtctcttaaaaataaaaaaatatttccattttgggccagTCTCTTtagtttctattttaggaagtggactccacaatccactaattctatttttttttcttttttttctcttactttatcaattcttATCTTATTTgactaattatgcattaaaattcgtatcgtttcaaatgtttctattttttaaaaatgaaggTAGTAAGTTAGTGTAGTAATTCGAATTAGACTATTAGACTAAAATCCACggtcatttatttatttattagtattttggATCCAATTCAGTGATGTTTGTTTGGCATGAATTTGGCCTAATTTGAttgttgatttttaaaattttgtgtttgttttcttATATAAGAAAGTGAGTAATCAGAATCTCAAAACAAATAGGTAAATGTTACTTTACATGATTTTTATTCcataatttttctttattattttcaagagtaaatgtcaattttggATCTAAATATATGGCCGATATACGAATTTGGtctaaaacattcactttttgaaaaaaggttcataacaaatgaaattcttgtcAATCCGGTCCTTTTTTGATGGTCCCGTCAATTTTCGAGGATCAACTTTTAATTAGTGTTTTGTTGACCGGATTAGCCACTTTTTTTTACTATagctaattttttatttttttaaaaatttctgaAATATTTGTACAATAGAAAACCCTTAAATAAAAACATGAGAAAAATGaatcaaaatcatttttttaattctccctctctctcatttCTTCTTTCCCACGCCACAAAGAACCTAATTTTCTTTGTCTGCAACTTGATCCAAACCCGTCGAATATGGAGAGGTTGCACTGTTGCAGGAGTTCCAGCGACAGCGGTGGCCCATAGACGAGATGAAGCCATCACCGTCAACCTCAGTTTCCGTTTCCGATGAAGCAATTGAATTtcgattttgaattttgaatgtAAGCCTCTGAATCTATGTTTTTGAATTCCGACAATGTTGAAATGCATATTAAGGTTTTGAAGCTGGATTTGAAACATCCACATAGCATTATGGATTACAATGTCGTCGAAGATGAAGCAGAAAAATAGATCAAAATACCGTCAAACTAGTCATTATCAATATCAAATACGTCCTGAACATTTGCAATATGTAGATGACTAATAATCCGAGATTAAGCCTAATTGGGTCAAAATTTTGCTAATCGACGGTTGACCGTAAAAAATTAACGAAACCGTTAAAAATGGACCGGATCGACatgaatttcatttgttatagacttgttttttaaaaaatgaatgttttggaccaaatttgTATATCGGCCAtatatttaggaccaaaattgatctttactatattttcaatttcaagattcttacatatttacttatttagcatttttttcaattattattattattattattattattattattattattattattattattattattattattattattatttcttccTAGTTGTGGAGAGAGGTTGATAAGAGTGGGTTGGGTTGGGGGCTTACGATTCCTCCGTTGAAGACGTAGAAAGAGTTAGACCCGTGGTTTCTGAAAGATGGAAGGGAGAATGATTgtatttaaaaaaaggaaaaatgagtttattttaataaaataatatcttttAAGTTGTTGATTTTCTGTCAGCCACAATAGTCACCTCGATTTTCCTGAAACCGGAGGCTCTGGGCTCAATTTGATAATAAGgttaaaattcatgattttttctATCAATATTTAACGTTGGATATACTGAACCCTGATCAGAACTCatgatataaaaaataatttaccttctaatttaatgcttttataaaatgaattatttgaAAATCACACATTATTGCTATAGGATGGATCAATGAACACTTGAAATTTAATGTAGTTAAATTAGAAAACTATCAAATTAATGTTGTAATTTAAGAGAGTTCAGGGTTACTTGCTTATTTTGTACTCCATCCAACTTTTAATGATTCTATATTGTGGATCGATACAATTTGatgattcaaatttcaaaatttatgattCAGAACCAAAAACACGatttaaaagaaaaactttTGATAGGCtacattattataataataaattattattattattattattattattattattattattataaggTGACAATGACACATACTGGTATGCAATCAATTTACAGCAACACTGGAAGCCGACACAATCTTTGGAAAAGTAAAAGTCTTTAATAAAGCTTGATTACCTAACCTTTGTTTTTTGATAAAGGAATTGTGAATAATAGCGAAAGGGCAAAACCATATTTTAAGGAAAAAGTCCAATTACATGATtgtccaaaaaataaaatgaagggTGCAGACATGTAAAGTGAAGAGTAATTGGGCCAACAACTTTGTTTTATGCATAGCATAACATAACATTCCGAAAGCAGTTCACGTGACTGTACCTAGAGACAACCTTAATGCCACGTCAGGCGACAGTGTCTACCTGACAAAAAACTTGGTCTACCGAATTTACCCCTGGATATATGACTTTATCGGTTATGGATTGGTGGGCATTTATGACTGCTTGCCAAGCATCCACTCTCTAGTACGCTCCATTATTTAGTACTTGCaattatatagtatatttttattattataattaaatttatttatggatgtcaaataaatgaaaatataatttcattaaaaaattaaatattactagtatataattaaaatataagtaaataattaaaataaatctttGTACAATTCTATTAATTTCCAAATTCTCTTTGAGATTATGCAAAAATTGACGATAAAATTCCTTTGCATCCTTGTTTTGTAAGACGTATCTTTGCATAAAAGTTTTTTATACAAACTTCATAATGCATTATTCTTCGATTTCTCATTTCCTTCATCATTAGTAGGCGTATTCCTCTTTCTTTCTGCTTATGGTTGGCGTATTCCTCTTTCTCTTGCACTTCGCCAAAGTTGGTCGCATCAAAGACTTTTACTCAATTGTGCATCAGTGCTCCCACTCGTGGCATTGCTCGAAACGAGGTCAACCTCAATGCTTGCCATGAACTTGTCGTCATAGGTCTTTGGTCTCTTATATCTAGCCGATCCTTTGTTGTTTGGCTAATTTCATATGACACATCTTCTCccacttcttgaaatgtttcttATTCTCTTCCACATAGATATCTGGTGCATATTTCATAATAGTAGGTTCATTTGCATGCTCCTTAATTGGGACTCGACATTGTTGCATAGGCTCAGAAAACTTTGGATTCTCATATAACTCATTCAAAATGAGCATGATTTGCAGGTAGAGCATCTAATGGGCATATCGTGTTGTAGTACCACTCcgtaattttctattttcttccaAAAGCTGAAGCATTTTGGGAGTTGACTGTATCATCAGAGATATACATGTGCACTTCGAACAACGCTTaagtttagagcatctccagtgagcggatgtcccactcggacatccactaggacatcccgaaaacacctcccgccacgtcactaggacttctcatcccactgccacgtcactaggacatccccttcacaatccgcccttcccatcgcccttcccactaggacttcccgcaataaaaaaaatcacaaattcacaaataaaacaatttatgtttacggaaataaaatttcaacacgaatacgaacgagaaaaattaataacttcatttaaaaaaaatatacatgatttgaaaaaaaaattacatagtaattacatagagtttaaaaaaaattataaaaaatttaaaaatcggacgtccgacctggacgtccgacccacgccacaatggcggacgtccgcccgcccttCGCACctacgtccgaggacacccgacgtcctcacgggacgtctgtatccgacctcccctgccacaatggcggacgtcccggtcgcccgtcgagCACGTCCGAccagacgtccgccattggagatgctcttagtcaGCAGTATAGAAAACTCGGACATCACGGGTGGAAATATTTACTTTATCTGCAGTCAAATGATTTCTTAATTGTCATATCGTCTGCAGCTTAGTCAGTCGAAAACTCGGATATTACAGGTGGAAATGTTTACTTTACTGGGAGATGGATgcagtaaaataatatattgattgtcattatattttttgtgcccatgaaaaatagtctcatttgtggatgatacaagttttaatgaaaaaaatggtaaaatatgagagaaggaagaaaaaaaaagagagataagagaaaaagtaaaagagagaatgagaaaaggtgaataaaatatgagagaacaattctaattttaaaatgagactatttttcgttgacacctcaaaatgataaaataagactatttttcatgaacaaaaagaataaaataaatatgaacaAAGTTACTTATTAATCATAGTTATGAATGAATCGGacttcgaattttaaaaattcataactccctccgtcccaactaagtagAGTTTATTCCTTTTTGGAATATCCAATTAAGTtgagttgttttgttttttgacaaaaaataaaacatctgaTCACTgctactttatttcatcatttGTTTTACTCACTTTTTATCTCTCCTATATTATTTATCTCTCAAATTTGttaacataatttcttaatctcagTATCCAAAAATTTtgactcaatttaattaatacgaaaaaaatactttattcTATCGTCTActctactttttatattttatcttttcTACTATTTTATTCCTCTATTCTATTTCCCAACCCAATATTTTACTAATAATTTGGCCTCCAAGCCtccaatttaaattaaacaCAATATTTTACTAATAATTTGGCCACAGATTTAAATAAGCACACAGGCGACTGATGGTTGGTGGTAGATGGTGATCTTAtctaggggtgggaaattataccgaaataccgtaataccggacttaccgtaccggaaaaatacagaaaataccgaattttcggtataccgcagtttccggtacggtatgataccgtaccgcagtgtttcggtatggtaacggtatcaatttttctataccgcggtataccgcggtataccgaatccacggtataccgaaacttcggtatataccaatccacggtataccggtataccgatagattattatatatatattaaaaaaaaattaatacatcaattaatacaataaaattaaacattcaaatgataatttattcaaataaattcaaaattaacctgaattatttttttatcaactcatcctattaaatataataaacacaatagcacataacaccgaaagaagattggaaatacgatatcgggaatatgtttcaacagagcacatttgaaagaatttgtattaactcacaccatttagtatatgattctttgtgtaatgtcatattccaaatatacagagtaattaaaaattttgttttattcttcgtcccacttcataaaatgtcaattaaaaatatgtgcagctgaaaatgaatcaaatcgtttgattagtgtttaattcattgtatgttatcttattttatatactacttaaattgaaggatgaataaatatgatactgatcagtcattcttaattcttaaagagaaataaatgtccaatttaaattactaactagtgtcacgCCCGTGTGATTCAcaggtcattttaatttcttcatatttatttcattttgtgaaataaaagttgtgaaatgataaacaaaagaatattcgacatcctcttactttggattatactttttcaatcacattaaccccacatagacacaagagtgtgtttaaatgctaccttttcttaaaaatgtcaatacgatcacattaaaatttcaacacatatttgtgttgacattttagtaaactgtcttgacatttaaatatcagacttaaaattaaaaagcattttaaatatgtgaaaatatgaattaaccgttgagttataactgtaggagcaagtttacgttgcaataatttaatattgcactggtgagacactttctagtcgagattcgtttcattgcaatatagcgaccctatacactaaaaacccaaaccttgaaacctaaatcctaaacccttaactttaaaatatactcatcataaccaacaaatgagccaaattttgatatatgttgaattttagtattttcacattaaaaaaatattatttgctagtattttaaaaatttattcaaatcaaaggaagaccgtgccttgttaatatttttgagaatttgtatgcatgtttataatgatagattgaaattaaagtctagggggaaaaattgaatctttatttcattacatttgtaaatctatttggagattttatttataataccaattattactactattggtctaaatagccaaaaataatcaataagtaccttcattttatcattaaccacgattatgggataaaattctgaatatatgtaatcaaaataatccataaatatatattaaaagacacttaaagatcaacatcatcggcaacaacaaatatgatatgatacttgataacatgctaaccaaaatataaaattgaatagagtgatggacgaattaccgatagcaaaaaataatgaacaatcgagaaaccaattagtaaatgaacaaatcaagaaaccaattatttttcggtataccgttactgttaccataccgtaataacggtatggtaacagtatcaaaaaatatcataccgaatttccggtataccgaaaattcggtatggtatcggtattgaattttgtcataccgtactttccggtacggtatgcggtatggtataccgtaccgacccccCTAATCTTATCAATTATGAATTATCATTACCCAGCACATTGATGATGACACTTCAATTcaggaaaataaaaatagggaaaaaaaCACAAGTGAAATCAGATGAGTCAACTGACGAGGCGGTTTTGCAGTGCAGTCACGATATCCCGCCTCCACTCAAACTCAACACGACGCCGTTCTGctttcatttctctctctctctctatctactCCTCTTTACCCCGctgctttctctctctaatatcTCACTGCTTTCTCTCTCGATAAAAGTTCCGCAGGTTTTACTCTCCCTCTGGCTCTCCCTCTCTGCGTTCTGTACGCCGCACGTGTGAGTGTGCGATGTGCGATTTCCTTTAATCTTGTGCTGTTTGTTCTGGTTTACTTGTGCTTTATATCGCTGATAGCTTGGCTGATGTAGTTTATTTCTCGATCTGAAGGTTTTATACTCGAATCGCATTTGTTGGAGATTTGAAGAACTTCGTAAATAAGGGTTTCTGTGGAATTAGAGAGATCTGTTTTTCGGTGGCTGAATTGACGATTCGAAGGGTTTCTTTTGCTGGGGCGAATTGACGATTTAGGGAAATGATATAAACTTGTGGAACATGAGTTGGGGGTTTTGATGGATGCTGTTAATCTGGTGAAGAATTGTAATTGAAGGGTTTGATGCTTGAAATTGGGGAATCGCATGGTATAAAAATTGGGGAAAATGCAAGGCACCGTATCTTATTATGCATGGGAGGTTTCAGCTTGACGAGGATAGCTCAAGGAGTTTAAAGAGTAGTAGCAGTCAGCACATGCGGTCAGTCCCTCCATTGGCGACCACCGACAACTCTTTGGGTGATAATCATTCTGCTATTTCTTCTTCTATCACAATCTCCACCACTGGCGATTCGTTCTTCAAGGTATTGATTTGGTGGGTTTTTTTATTACCTCTGTTTGCTGCACTCAGTATGAGAAAATGTTTGTCTGTGATGAGAAATGTTTTCTGTTTAAAAGTGCTTTTGCCAGCATGGTTCTTTCAGTTCTTAATGTTACCTTTTGAAATGTGATGCATACATTTGCCTGACTAATGGGCTGGTTTATCCGGATGAGGAAGCTGAAATTACATAGATATTGGGACAACAAATTTGATACCTGATGCACTATTGTATCCAAGTGGTCGTCACTATTGCCACTTTATTATTTGAAACCTTGTGGACGGTCTCCGTATTGTGGCTGGTGTACTTTACTTGTCATTTTCTCCCTCAGAAGGGATTATGCTAGGTGCataacattttaaaattttttggtGCAAGGAGTATTTTTATCAATCCATTAGATCACCTATTGATATTTGTAGATTAATAGCACATTTATTTTATCATAGTGCTCTATTGTATTATTATCTGGCACTCATTGGTATCTTGTAAGCATGAAAATTGCATCCCATTTATTGGCAAGAGTTTATGAGATGACATTAggatttataaatataatttgcaATTGCTGAAAAGTAGCACACCTTGATGAGCGCAATGTAAAGTTagtaagttgtctttctttttctatttctttgtaCTATACAAtcgttttttttaaacaaaatgaTAGCATGgtgttgggattcaatacgcacaagactttcacacactcaggtgaatcacacacacactcacagttgtatgataactcacaatgcagaagaacacacactcacacttagagtatcgaagatggtaatcttggagagaaaacttgaaaactctttattgatttttcactactaactacgtacatggttttgagctatttaaagctctacaatcaagtagcaactgctactaactaactacaagaagaatcaagaaagcaagaagaataactgttacatctcggctaactaactgctgcaccaacggctagtttctctaggccgaacttccttctcggttcaagaccgaactgttgcttcttctttttcggctcaagacgaactctattcttttcggctcacaaccgagcactctcttcggctcacaaccgagctcccttctcggttcacaaaccgaactcctttctcggtacacaaaccgaactcctttgcttctcggctcaagaccaactgtcttctcggctcaaagccgaactcaaagccgagctcaaagccgagcttccttcttcttctgctagttccaagctagttccagctcggtaagccgagcttaccgaactcctttctggccgagcttcttccaactgaaatgagcactccattattacaattctccacctgagggctcatctcagttctcgcacaaacattgatcaacttcttgcaatgatcaaacttgtctctacttagagatttagttagcatatctgccggattgtgcaaggtgttaatcttaaccaccttcacccttcccctttcaatctcatctctaataaagtgcaattttatgtctatatgcttgctcctttcatttccatctgtagtcagtctggatttatccaccaaaatccatgttttgttcttgagtaaagattccatttcctcattcatggcttcaatccacctttctctgtctttactcttcatggcttctttata is part of the Salvia splendens isolate huo1 chromosome 6, SspV2, whole genome shotgun sequence genome and encodes:
- the LOC121809367 gene encoding 39S ribosomal protein L47, mitochondrial-like → MFLTRVFGRALFGAAAKSEATASAAAAYSTGARNPLEEFFEADRKPDDEKPVVYGRSWKASELRLKSWDDLNKLWYVLLKEKNMLMTQRQMLNAQNLNFPSPERISKVRKSMCRIKHVLTERAIDEPDPRRSAEMTRMINAL